From Salvia splendens isolate huo1 chromosome 3, SspV2, whole genome shotgun sequence, a single genomic window includes:
- the LOC121794019 gene encoding flavonoid 3'-monooxygenase CYP75B137-like, whose product MSLDPTLSKANSNIAMQIVTNLTFSDQIFNSRIAFYAIPILTVIWYSWLLSRKRKHPLPPGPRGLPLVGSLPFLEPELHSHFAHLAAYNGPIFSLKLGGTLSVVITSPAAAREVLKQHDVAFANRPVPAVVMSAQYGGRDIVFTPHGPEWRMLRKACVRDMLGHATLDAFYGYRRHEVKSIVSHLYSLKGAPVNVGEMMFSGVLNVITSMLWGGTVEVKVKGEFREVVGEITELLGKPNVSDFFPSLAWMDLQGLSKQYKMVSMKLEVLFDKIIEEEIMTRRANIINGADLGKATNFLQVLLRLKEDAHTEIPLTMMHIKALLIDMVVGGTDTTSSTVEFAMAEMMKKPEVMHKAQREVDAVVGKNRVVEESDTNKLPYLNAVMKEVLRLHPALPLMVPHCPSKPCIVAGYTVPKGTRTFVNVWAIHRDPENWTNPNEFIPERFLNGEGDRFSNDFSYLPFGSGRRSCAGVAMAERVVMYALASLVHSFRWEVCEGETLDLSDKFGIVLKKKVPLVVVPLPRLSHHHLYE is encoded by the exons ATGAGTTTGGATCCAACATTATCCAAAGCAAATTCCAATATTGCTATGCAGATAGTAACTAATCTCACCTTTTCCGATCAAATCTTCAACAGCAGAATTGCATTCTATGCAATCCCCATCTTGACAGTGATCTGGTACTCATGGCTCCTCTCACGAAAACGAAAACACCCTCTACCCCCGGGCCCGCGGGGGCTGCCCCTCGTCGGAAGCCTCCCCTTCCTCGAGCCCGAGCTGCACTCTCACTTCGCCCATCTGGCCGCATACAACGGCCCCATCTTCTCCCTTAAACTCGGCGGAACTCTGAGCGTGGTGATCACTTCCCCTGCCGCGGCCCGCGAGGTGCTGAAGCAGCACGACGTCGCTTTCGCCAACCGCCCCGTCCCTGCTGTGGTGATGTCTGCCCAGTACGGCGGCCGTGACATAGTGTTCACGCCGCACGGCCCCGAGTGGAGGATGCTGAGGAAGGCCTGCGTGCGCGACATGCTCGGCCACGCCACGCTGGATGCGTTCTACGGCTACCGGAGGCACGAGGTCAAGAGCATCGTCAGCCACTTGTACAGTCTCAAGGGTGCTCCTGTGAACGTTGGCGAGATGATGTTTTCCGGGGTGCTTAATGTGATCACGAGTATGCTGTGGGGAGGGACGGTAGAGGTAAAGGTAAAGGGGGAGTTTAGGGAGGTTGTTGGGGAGATCACGGAGCTTCTTGGGAAGCCTAATGTGTCTGATTTCTTCCCTAGCCTTGCTTGGATGGATTTGCAGGGTTTGAGTAAGCAATATAAGATGGTGAGTATGAAGCTTGAGGTTTTGTTTGACAAGATTATTGAAGAGGAAATTATGACTAGGAGGGCTAATATAATTAATGGAGCTGATCTTGGTAAAGCAACCAACTTTTTGCAAGTGCTGCTGCGCCTCAAAGAAGATGCTCATACTGAGATTCCTCTCACCATGATGCATATCAAAGCATTGCTTATT gaTATGGTCGTGGGAGGCACAGACACAACCTCCAGCACGGTGGAGTTTGCGATGGCAGAGATGATGAAGAAGCCCGAGGTGATGCACAAGGCGCAACGAGAGGTGGACGCTGTGGTAGGCAAGAATCGGGTGGTGGAGGAGTCCGACACCAACAAATTGCCATACCTAAACGCGGTGATGAAGGAGGTTCTACGGTTGCATCCGGCGCTTCCACTCATGGTGCCACATTGCCCTAGTAAGCCTTGCATCGTTGCAGGGTACACAGTCCCAAAAGGCACCCGCACGTTTGTGAACGTGTGGGCGATACATAGGGACCCCGAAAATTGGACTAATCCAAATGAATTCATCCCCGAGAGGTTCTTGAATGGCGAGGGTGATCGTTTTAGTAATGACTTCAGTTACTTGCCTTTCGGGTCTGGTCGGAGAAGTTGCGCTGGAGTGGCAATGGCGGAGAGGGTTGTTATGTATGCTCTAGCTTCACTTGTGCATAGTTTTAGGTGGGAAGTGTGTGAGGGGGAGACTTTGGATCTTTCAGACAAGTTTGGGATAGTGTTGAAAAAGAAGGTGCCTCTTGTTGTTGTTCCTTTGCCAAGATTATCGCATCATCACCTTTATGAGTAG
- the LOC121795376 gene encoding glycine-rich domain-containing protein 1-like isoform X1, translating into MSASEGAASMRTLSEISEEETVHFSVDLVAAARRNIRLFRSVSVSPWHNHKPTIFEAVRRYDEIWMPLIADLTTGSKPPMLLPPLDVEWVWFCHTLNWANYRDYCQSRFSKLIGKPNIFDEENEDYALERCRKVWEHKFLSEPFENEADGDGENYPSSISEDLLDQVSRCSSLCRMYAEPYYSEMVYLVAARQRYRGFIYMVHRFGDECSCIVPTSDVYLMWLTHQSYPTVYAVDFKELEGDVWKIVWVGGAMKEEDMEETKMLWEKPFDQPYEKAGGAAITRPIVEPPFYWDVTNTDVNTKYKSLVPRFLFEVCIAVKLISNTKQVKRNPSRDFLRLRTAKCHRELKMDKPISHFMPETWQKAWHVYCEFGTKGLILDLRHHGGFCSRGSTLLDSKLFSWNDLLRAPSLASEKGIDDRARVVTSITPPVQAPYFLKCVPDRVTDDSGAMISDVILKMNQYRPQEGRWLSRTVLDHGGRECFVIRMRVGGGFYRRGGEAPKAVKWEDRIIQIFEGSWSYVIGSGSIGRSPEKLVGTATPKSPKEELQTSWKLSSGIELVIQWDSSKSISGLRFDLQSETSSEPMVKLLQGRHMQYKVKKSSQETQEGKADTKNEQMEQDVRSEEDEYVTMVRFSEEIPSGKATALLNWKLLVVEVLPEEDAVLVLLLGMAILRSVSEMKREDVGRLLVRRRIGEAKVGERDWGSVMLHPSSYSPLVSCSKLHPWYWNAKAVMASQARDHQGVAPTSSNYSQAEGGDNLYRSGIIP; encoded by the exons ATGTCAGCTTCAGAGGGCGCTGCTTCGATGAGAACTCTCAGTGAGATATCAGAGGAGGAAACTGTTCACTTCAGCGTCGATCTTGTTGCTGCTGCTAGAAGAAATATCCGCCTTTTTAGATCGGTCTCCGTTTCTCCCTGGCATAATCACAAACCCACCATTTTCGAAGCTGTTAGAag GTACGATGAGATATGGATGCCATTAATTGCTGATCTCACAACGGGCTCGAAGCCTCCAATGCTTCTTCCACCTCTTGATGTTGAATGGGTTTGGTTCTGCCACACTCTTAATTGG GCCAACTACAGAGATTACTGCCAGTCAAGATTCTCAAAGCTCATAGGAAAACCAAATATTTTTGATGAGGAAAATGAAGATTATGCATTGGAGAGATGCAGGAAAGTCTGGGAGCACAAGTTCCTATCGGAGCCCTTCGAAAACGAGGCCGATGGCGATGGCGAAAATTACCCCTCTTCTATCAGTGAGGATTTGTTGGATCAAGTGTCAAGATGTAGTAGTCTTTGTAGAATGTATGCTGAACCCTACTATAGTGAGATGGTGTATTTAGTGGCAGCCAGGCAGAGATACAGAGGTTTCATCTACATGGTTCATAGGTTTGGTGATGAATGCTCTTGCATTGTGCCCACCTCAGATGTTTACCTAATGTGGCTTACTCATCAG AGCTATCCAACGGTATATGCAGTAGACTTTAAGGAGTTGGAGGGAGATGTGTGGAAGATAGTCTGGGTAGGGGGCGCTATGAAAGAAGAAGACATGGAAGAAACAAAGATGTTGTGGGAAAAACCATTTGATCAGCCATATGAAAAAGCAGGTGGTGCAGCCATCACAAGGCCTATTGTTGAACCCCCTTTTTACTGGGATGTAACAAATACTGATgtcaacacaaaatacaagtctTTGGTGCCGAGGTTCTTGTTCGAG GTGTGCATAGCGGTAAAACTAATCTCAAACACCAAGCAAGTGAAAAGAAACCCTTCTCGGGATTTCCTTCGTCTTCGAACTGCAAAGTGTCACAGGGAGCTGAAAATGGACAAACCAATATCACATTTCATGCCAGAAACCTGGCAGAAGGCGTGGCATGTCTACTGTGAATTCGGGACCAAAGGACTAATACTTGATCTGCGTCACCATGGAGGCTTCTGTTCTAGAGGCAGCACTCTGCTAGATAGCAAATTGTTTTCTTGGAATGACTTGCTACGTGCACCCTCTCTCGCATCAGAGAAAGGAATCGATGACAGAGCAAGGGTCGTTACTTCAATAACTCCACCTGTGCAAGCACCTTACTTCCTGAAATGCGTGCCAGACCGGGTGACAGATGATTCAGGTGCGATGATATCGGATGTTATTCTGAAAATGAATCAGTACCGACCCCAGGAGGGGAGATGGTTGTCTCGTACTGTTCTGGATCATGGAGGTAGAGAGTGTTTTGTTATTCGAATGAG AGTCGGAGGGGGGTTTTATCGAAGAGGTGGTGAAGCTCCTAAGGCTGTGAAATGGGAAGATCGCATTATACAAATATTCGAGGGCTCTTGGTCTTATGTTATTGGCTCTGGTTCAATCGGTAGATCTCCTG AGAAATTGGTTGGTACGGCTACACCAAAATCTCCGAAAGAAGAGCTCCAAACTTCATGGAAACTCTCATCCGGAATTGAATTAGTGATACAATGGGATTCATCAAAATCTATCTCCGGATTGAGATTTGATCTGCAAAGCGAGACGTCTTCTGAACCAATG GTAAAGCTGTTGCAAGGTAGACATATGCAATACAAGGTCAAGAAGTCGAGCCAAGAAACACAAGAAGGGAAGGCAGACACGAAGAACGAACAAATGGAACAAGATGTTAGGTCAGAGGAAGATGAGTACGTGACCATGGTTAGGTTTTCGGAGGAGATCCCATCCGGGAAAGCCACTGCTCTTCTCAACTGGAAACTTCTTGTGGTGGAGGTGCTGCCCGAGGAAGATGCAGTCCTCGTGCTTCTCTTAGGCATGGCTATACTCCGGAGCGTATCAGAGATGAAGAGGGAAGATGTCGGGAGGCTGCTGGTGCGGAGAAGGATAGGAGAAGCGAAGGTTGGAGAGAGGGATTGGGGGTCGGTGATGCTACATCCGTCTTCGTATTCCCCGTTGGTTTCGTGTTCGAAACTTCATCCTTGGTATTGGAATGCTAAGGCGGTTATGGCATCTCAAGCAAGGGATCATCAAGGGGTTGCTCCAACATCTTCAAACTATTCACAGGCAGAAGGTGGAGATAATTTGTATAGGAGTGGAATAATTCCTTGA
- the LOC121795376 gene encoding glycine-rich domain-containing protein 1-like isoform X2 produces MLNGFGSATLLIGDYCQSRFSKLIGKPNIFDEENEDYALERCRKVWEHKFLSEPFENEADGDGENYPSSISEDLLDQVSRCSSLCRMYAEPYYSEMVYLVAARQRYRGFIYMVHRFGDECSCIVPTSDVYLMWLTHQSYPTVYAVDFKELEGDVWKIVWVGGAMKEEDMEETKMLWEKPFDQPYEKAGGAAITRPIVEPPFYWDVTNTDVNTKYKSLVPRFLFEVCIAVKLISNTKQVKRNPSRDFLRLRTAKCHRELKMDKPISHFMPETWQKAWHVYCEFGTKGLILDLRHHGGFCSRGSTLLDSKLFSWNDLLRAPSLASEKGIDDRARVVTSITPPVQAPYFLKCVPDRVTDDSGAMISDVILKMNQYRPQEGRWLSRTVLDHGGRECFVIRMRVGGGFYRRGGEAPKAVKWEDRIIQIFEGSWSYVIGSGSIGRSPEKLVGTATPKSPKEELQTSWKLSSGIELVIQWDSSKSISGLRFDLQSETSSEPMVKLLQGRHMQYKVKKSSQETQEGKADTKNEQMEQDVRSEEDEYVTMVRFSEEIPSGKATALLNWKLLVVEVLPEEDAVLVLLLGMAILRSVSEMKREDVGRLLVRRRIGEAKVGERDWGSVMLHPSSYSPLVSCSKLHPWYWNAKAVMASQARDHQGVAPTSSNYSQAEGGDNLYRSGIIP; encoded by the exons ATGTTGAATGGGTTTGGTTCTGCCACACTCTTAATTGG AGATTACTGCCAGTCAAGATTCTCAAAGCTCATAGGAAAACCAAATATTTTTGATGAGGAAAATGAAGATTATGCATTGGAGAGATGCAGGAAAGTCTGGGAGCACAAGTTCCTATCGGAGCCCTTCGAAAACGAGGCCGATGGCGATGGCGAAAATTACCCCTCTTCTATCAGTGAGGATTTGTTGGATCAAGTGTCAAGATGTAGTAGTCTTTGTAGAATGTATGCTGAACCCTACTATAGTGAGATGGTGTATTTAGTGGCAGCCAGGCAGAGATACAGAGGTTTCATCTACATGGTTCATAGGTTTGGTGATGAATGCTCTTGCATTGTGCCCACCTCAGATGTTTACCTAATGTGGCTTACTCATCAG AGCTATCCAACGGTATATGCAGTAGACTTTAAGGAGTTGGAGGGAGATGTGTGGAAGATAGTCTGGGTAGGGGGCGCTATGAAAGAAGAAGACATGGAAGAAACAAAGATGTTGTGGGAAAAACCATTTGATCAGCCATATGAAAAAGCAGGTGGTGCAGCCATCACAAGGCCTATTGTTGAACCCCCTTTTTACTGGGATGTAACAAATACTGATgtcaacacaaaatacaagtctTTGGTGCCGAGGTTCTTGTTCGAG GTGTGCATAGCGGTAAAACTAATCTCAAACACCAAGCAAGTGAAAAGAAACCCTTCTCGGGATTTCCTTCGTCTTCGAACTGCAAAGTGTCACAGGGAGCTGAAAATGGACAAACCAATATCACATTTCATGCCAGAAACCTGGCAGAAGGCGTGGCATGTCTACTGTGAATTCGGGACCAAAGGACTAATACTTGATCTGCGTCACCATGGAGGCTTCTGTTCTAGAGGCAGCACTCTGCTAGATAGCAAATTGTTTTCTTGGAATGACTTGCTACGTGCACCCTCTCTCGCATCAGAGAAAGGAATCGATGACAGAGCAAGGGTCGTTACTTCAATAACTCCACCTGTGCAAGCACCTTACTTCCTGAAATGCGTGCCAGACCGGGTGACAGATGATTCAGGTGCGATGATATCGGATGTTATTCTGAAAATGAATCAGTACCGACCCCAGGAGGGGAGATGGTTGTCTCGTACTGTTCTGGATCATGGAGGTAGAGAGTGTTTTGTTATTCGAATGAG AGTCGGAGGGGGGTTTTATCGAAGAGGTGGTGAAGCTCCTAAGGCTGTGAAATGGGAAGATCGCATTATACAAATATTCGAGGGCTCTTGGTCTTATGTTATTGGCTCTGGTTCAATCGGTAGATCTCCTG AGAAATTGGTTGGTACGGCTACACCAAAATCTCCGAAAGAAGAGCTCCAAACTTCATGGAAACTCTCATCCGGAATTGAATTAGTGATACAATGGGATTCATCAAAATCTATCTCCGGATTGAGATTTGATCTGCAAAGCGAGACGTCTTCTGAACCAATG GTAAAGCTGTTGCAAGGTAGACATATGCAATACAAGGTCAAGAAGTCGAGCCAAGAAACACAAGAAGGGAAGGCAGACACGAAGAACGAACAAATGGAACAAGATGTTAGGTCAGAGGAAGATGAGTACGTGACCATGGTTAGGTTTTCGGAGGAGATCCCATCCGGGAAAGCCACTGCTCTTCTCAACTGGAAACTTCTTGTGGTGGAGGTGCTGCCCGAGGAAGATGCAGTCCTCGTGCTTCTCTTAGGCATGGCTATACTCCGGAGCGTATCAGAGATGAAGAGGGAAGATGTCGGGAGGCTGCTGGTGCGGAGAAGGATAGGAGAAGCGAAGGTTGGAGAGAGGGATTGGGGGTCGGTGATGCTACATCCGTCTTCGTATTCCCCGTTGGTTTCGTGTTCGAAACTTCATCCTTGGTATTGGAATGCTAAGGCGGTTATGGCATCTCAAGCAAGGGATCATCAAGGGGTTGCTCCAACATCTTCAAACTATTCACAGGCAGAAGGTGGAGATAATTTGTATAGGAGTGGAATAATTCCTTGA